TGGTGGGCGACTTCCTCTACACCCGCTCCTTTCAGATGATGACCGAGCTCAACAGCATGCGCATCATGCAGCTGCTGAGTGAAGCCACCAACGTGATTGCCGAGGGGGAAGTGCTGCAGTTGATGAACTGCAATGATCCCGACACCACCGAAGCCAGCTACATGCAGGTGATCTACTGCAAGACCGCCAAGCTGTTTGAAGCCGCTACCCGCTTGGCGGCGGTACTGACTCACCAGCCCGAGGCCGTTGAGCAGGCCATGCTCGACTACGGCAAGTACCTGGGCACCGCCTTTCAGCTGATGGACGACGTCATGGACTACAGCTCCGATGCCGCCGACATGGGCAAGAACGTGGGCGACGATCTGGCCGAAGGCAAACCCACCCTGCCCCTGCTGCGGGCGATGGAAAAGGGCACCCCGGCGCAGCGGGAGCGCATTCGCGACGCCATTGCCAACCGCACCGGCATGGAGCACCTGAACGAGATCATGGCCATTCTGGCCGAGACCGAAGCGCTGGAATACTGCCGGCAGCGTGCCCGGGAAGAGGCACAGAAGGCCATTGCCGCCTTGGCTGTGCTGCCCGAATCCGAGCACAAGGCCGCCCTGGTGGATCTGGCCCATATGGCGGTGGAACGCACCCGCTGATCTCCAGACTACCGTCACTCCGGGCTTGACCCGGAGTCCATGGCACAGAACACGGCTACCAGTACAACACACCGTTGTCTGCAGAATGAATGCCGGCTCGGGGCCGGAATGACGAAGGAAAACCGAGTGCACACAAAAACGCCGGCTCACTGAGCCGGCGTTTTTTATGCGTTCCGTTCAGGCATCAGGCCTCAAACGGGTGGCGCAGTATCATGGTCTCGGCGCGATCCGGACCAGTGGAGATGATGTCTACCGGTACGCCGGTCAGCTCCTCGATGCGCTTGATGTAATCGCGCGCGGCCTGGGGCAGACCTTCCAGGGTGGTCACCCCCACGGTGTTTTCACTCCAGCCGGGCATGGACTCATACACAGGAGTCACGGTCTCGTAGCCTTCGGCGGCCATGGGCGGCACATCCTGCACGGAGCCGTCGGGCATGCGGTAACCAGTACAAATTTTCACTTCCTTCAGACCGTCGAGCACGTCAAGCTTGGTCAGGCAGAAACCGGTGATGGAGTTGACCTGAATGGCCCGTTTCATCGCCACGATGTCGAGCCAGCCGGTGCGGCGCTTGCGGCCGGTGGTGGCACCAAACTCATGGCCCTTCACCCCCAGATGCTCGCCCACGTCGTCAAACAGCTCGGTGGGGAACGGACCGGAGCCCACGCGGGTGGTGTAGGCCTTGATGATGCCCAGCACATAGTCCACGTAGCAGGGGCCAAAACCGGAACCGGTGGCCACGCCGCCGGCGGTGGTGTTAGAGGACGTCACATAAGGATAAGTACCGTGATCGATGTCGAGCAGGGTGCCCTGGGCACCTTCGAACAT
The Oceanimonas pelagia genome window above contains:
- the ispB gene encoding octaprenyl diphosphate synthase, translated to MVDINRIKQLTEQDMHAVNELIMARLQSDVSLINQLGFYIVSAGGKRMRPMLTVLAARALGYEGEDHIKLAALLEFIHTSTLLHDDVVDESELRRGRDTANALFGNAASVLVGDFLYTRSFQMMTELNSMRIMQLLSEATNVIAEGEVLQLMNCNDPDTTEASYMQVIYCKTAKLFEAATRLAAVLTHQPEAVEQAMLDYGKYLGTAFQLMDDVMDYSSDAADMGKNVGDDLAEGKPTLPLLRAMEKGTPAQRERIRDAIANRTGMEHLNEIMAILAETEALEYCRQRAREEAQKAIAALAVLPESEHKAALVDLAHMAVERTR